The genomic segment TCTGGTTCACTATATGTCTGACTTTAGAAAGTATACCGTTGGTCTTTGCCAATTTAGAGCAAATGTGTTTGACTTGCGGTTTCCAACTGAGATTGTGGTCAATTATAACCCCTAGGAAAGAATGTTCATGAACTCTTTCTTATCGGGTGTTATCACACAGTATTTCAATGGTTAGCTCTTCTGGAATTCTACGTTTCCCAAATATcatgaatttgtcttttttttatattgagagatagtttatttaaatcaaaCCACAGCTTGAGCTTAGTTAGCTCCTCAGAGATTGTCTTTAACAGCTGTCGGAGGTTCTCTCCTTCACAAAAAATATTTGTGTCATCAGgaaaaattacacatttcaGGACTTTAGAGGTGTTTATAATatcatttatatacagtataaataattTTGCTCCCAATATTGATCCTTGTGGTACACCACAAGTTATATCTAAGAACATTGACTTTTCCTCTCCCATCTGCACAATCTGTTGTCTATAGCTTTTTATCCAACTGAGCCCTATTCCCCTAATCCCGTACATTTCCAATTTTTGTAATAGAATACGATGATTAATTGTGTCAAAAGCCTTTTTAAGGTCACTGAATACACCGATGGCAAACTTCTTATCATCAATACTAGTATTTGATTCTTCCACAAGGTCAATCAGCGCCAAAGATGTAGATCGATTTGGTGTAAAACCATATTGACTATCAGTTAGGATCTCATACTTGTCACAAAAACTGTCCAATCTGGTGGCAAATATCTTCTCCAAGATTTTAGAAAATTGAGGAAGCAATGAAATTGGCCTGTACTTGGTGTAAAGATTCCACTCACCGGCTTTAAATATAGGAACGACTTTggctattttcattttattgggAAAGGAGCCCAGTTTCAATGACAGGTTACAGATATGTGCTATGGGATCTGCAATAGctacaattactttttttttttttgattattggTCTAATTATTAGTGAGAATATTGTCAATCACTGTTGCTGAGTGTGTGGTAATTCTACTTGGTTTGGTTATACTCGGATATAAGCCTTTACTATACATTGCATCTATAAATTCCTCTATTGCAGGTGATTTATTTTGGATTTAAGAAATCAATGTTATGATCCCTCATAAAAAGGCGACCTTCTGCTCAGTGTTTGCAACCATGGCctcaaacacatctttaaagCTTTCAATGCTGGAGTTGGGTGCTCTATAAAGACAGCTAACCAGAATATTCTTCATTTTACCCATATCAATTTCAACAGTTATACATACACAGTCGTCATACTCTCCAAGATCTTATACTGTAACCTATTGTCCacaaacaattataataataataataataataataataatagattttatttgtatttcaattCAACTCCCCCACCATTTGCTCTATTCACAAAATTGAAATTATATCCTTCTAATTCAAAattggtcaatttttggaccacattttctgtcattccATCAATTTCCTTCACCAGATCTTTCAGTGCTTTCTTGATCCCCTCCATTTAAAGTTTGGCTGGTTTTCACACATTTGACATGTGTTGTCAAAAGTGCCGTaaacatcaaaaataatcacacagGTTTAGTCTCAATGACTTTGTAAAGCCATAAACTTCACTTAGCTGCTTAGATGTCAAGTCATTTTCTTGATTGTTGATGGATTGTTTGAGCTAAACACTCAGAGCTCCAACACAGCCTCCAGGAAGTATCCAGGAAGGAATAGAAAGAGGTGTTTTGGCCTCAAGCCTCATTCAGGGAGTCACTGACTCCACATGGGGAAGCACGTTCCAAGATTTTCCAGGCCAAGATTTCTCGAGGAAATTCCTGTTTCCTTAAGTAAACAGTTTCGACCAGGCCTTAAGAAAACCTGAACAGAACTTGAAGAACACCAAATAAACCACTGATTTCCATCCATGTAGACGGCCTAAACAAAGCAATATCCTTATCCTTAACCATGactagttaatgcctaatcctaaaCTTAATCTTATCTTATCCCCAAACCCAACcgaaaccaggtcttaaccctgaaaaaaccCTTTTGGGGACCTGACATATGTCCCCATAAGGTCAAAATATCCCCATGAGGAAtggcacacctgcaacccatcacaCACACGATTCCAAACGCTTGGATATGAATTGTGAGCTGTAACATGAACAGGATTTGTGTTTCTGGAATGACAGGCTATCAGGACAACACAGAGGTCATACAGCGCCCAGTTTGACCAGATGAAAGACGTCAGAGTGAGGGTGTACACTGTGCTGAGTGGACCCTGCACCAATGGCACCATGGTCAAGAGTGAAAGCTACTCTGAACTGGTCCAAAAACCTCCCAGCACAGGTCAGTCAATGAGGTTTTTACACATCAATGCATCAAAATACAACATGTGAACTGACAGTTTCTCTCCCCCCGCAGGTGTTGTGGGTACTGAGGTCAAGGACTTTATCTGTGTGTTCtacaacatggagaacatggagTGCGAATGGAAAAGAAACCCAAAGTTGTCAGCCGCCGCGCAGCAAAATCTATATTTCTGGTATGTTGCGTCTCCAGCATACGACTTTTATGTCCCGCTGAAGTGAAATAGAGAGTTCACATAGGAATTCTTTAGTGGAGTGCATCCCCATTCAGCACTTGAACTATTTGATTGGCTCGCCTCACAAAGAGAAATGCTTGTGTTTGTAAAGAAATAACGATGCAGCGACACTATACTAAACTGAGCTGCTGAACATTATTACCTAAACATCAAAGTTTGAAAAACATCCAGGACAAAAATCGACCACtttcaatagtttttttttttttttttttatatgtgcaATCTAGAGTTTCTTGAAgtctaaaaatattttttcaccAATTATtttaacacacctgagcaaaaaaagtactcaaaatttGGAAacttcacaaaaataaaagaaaaacaatcgaTTTCATATCACGACTAAACTTAATCatcactttgactcaacaacacataagaagactgaatatgtgacctataaacacacaccgccaggacgtccatataaggagttgtgtattattcccatggcaatttaccaagggtgcacctgcggcacagagcTGTGCTgcaaaaatatattatataaaatatattttcccAGTAGTGCAGTGacagttttattctttcttgtgtgtatttatgacCCATGTGTcagtaatgcttttattttgtaaagcactgtgGTCACctatagaaataaagtacattaaagCTAGATTTTCACACTGTAATCCACTGGCACTCCATTTTCTTTCCCCTTTTGTGTATCAgacattatcattatcatgaaAACTGTCATGAGCAGgttcaaacaaacaccaaatcTCTTTCACAGGCACAAGAAACTGAAACGAGTGGAGGAATGCCCAAAGTACATCATCTCACGTGGAATCAGGATCGGGTGCAACTTCTCAGGAAAAGCTCTCCCTGAATTCACTGATATTAATCTCTGCTTAAATGGTTCCTCACCTCACGGGCCACTGAAGCCAACTTTCATCTCCCTGCAAACCCAAAACCaaggtacatactgtacatgtaatgGAGAGGTCCAAATAATCCCTCCACTAATTGTGGTCCTGgtgttttgactgtgtttttattgtcctTATGTGGACTCCGATGCAGTGAAACCCGGGACCACAGAGAGGCTGCATCTGCAAACAGGTCCAAACGCACAGCTGGAAATCCACTGGGAGCGTCCTGCTGGGAATGTCCCCGCACACTGCCTCGAATGGGAGGTGGAGCACAATAAAGAGGAACCTGATGGAAAAACAGAATTGGTATGACTCAGATGATGCGTGACATGCACACACCTCACACCTGtgacacaaaaccaaaacaacgaGCTGAGCCCAAAACCTCAACCTGTATAATTGACTCTTTATTCAGTTCGTCTGAATCCCTCTTATTGTAACACTTTATCAACTCTCTGatctctttcactttttttttgcacactttCACTCTTAACAAAAGCAGATTCTAACGAAACAAACAAGCCTGAATCTGCAGCTCGTGCATGGCTCTGAGAGACACTGCGTCAGGGTCCGGTCCAAATTGAACATGTACTGTGCGGACAGCAGCTTCTGGAGTGAATGGAGTCGTCTGATTTGCCATCCAGGTaatagagcagtggttctcaaactttttataccaaataCCAAAAAtttagcttttttaaaaatgacttccaacctcgtgtgtgtgtgtctgtcccttAGAAAGAAAGGAACCTGCTCTTGAACCTGAATGGGACAAGGTACAAGTCTACATCTGCATTGCTTTTGCAACTTCTGCCATAGTAttgctgtctttgtgtgtgggGACAATCCTCAAAACgtgagaacatgcacacacggCACATTGTTCATACGCGATGACATTCATACACGTAAGCTCACTCCAAACTGTGCTTTCAATCTAGGAGGAGATCCAGAGATGAGAAGGGGCCGGGCTCTCGCCACTTCTCGACACTTTGTTTGTGATCAACTCACTTCCCACTGTGACGATGTTTACTTTTCTGTTAAAGACTAAGGTGTTGTGTTGTTCAGTACCAACTATTTTGTGCAGTGTAGAAATGAATGTTTACTTGTGCCTCACTCTTGCCAGTTATTTTAGACAATAACACTTTTACATTCCATAGAAAACAGTACACGTGGATTGAACATGTGAAAGAATTGTTTTGTTGCACTTTGGAAGCCTGTCAGTGTTTTATTACCGTCATTATTTACTAGGAGGTGGTTATTTTCTTTGAATGgtaattgaagaaaaaaaaaaataggttaaTTGGGCATTTCACTGCCATATCACTCAACgggttctcttcttcttcttctcctattAAATCTGTCAGGCTGTACACAAGACGCTAAACACTGCCCTCTACAGCTCAAAGTCCTGAATGTCCTCGAAGTCTGAACTGACTGATCTAAGCTCTAATCAGCCCATTTTCCTTAAATGTTAGTGTAACCGATGTCTATTGCACATGAACTGTGGTGAATGTCATGTACTTTATACTTagcacttacttctagctcttgtttgtacccaattgtttaaatgcacttattgtaagtcgctttggataaaagcggcTGCCAATGATaataatcgacaactattttgaaaatcgatttttcatgattaaaacaagatttctgattgtttaagcttcttaaatatgaatattttcttaatttctttgctctggataacaaaataaatcattaaaagtcaatcattttggtttgtggacaaaacaagacatttgagaacgtcatcatttccaggtttgacgaacaccgatcaacattttttaaggttttctgatattttatggaccaaacgattcatcgagaaaataatcaacagattaatcgattatgaaagtaatcgttagttgcagctctaaatgtaatgtaatgtactttcGACCTAGGCTAGATCAGAAAATATAGTTCTGCCCATGGAGGGTAGGAAAAAGAGTAACAAAATTATTCTTTCTTAAATATTCCACTCTTACATTTCAATAAATAGAATAGTTCAGCTATGACtgaattgatatttttttacatataacAACTTAGAATTTACCAATAACAACCTCAGTTGTAaacaacatcaaaataaaaattttaCAATAGGAATACTGTTCAAAGTgcaaatgaaatagaaaataaagtcaACTGTCCAGATAAGTCAGTGTCCACAGTTCGTCCGAAATCGGTGTGTGCATGAGTCCTTTATTGTGTAATTGTGTAATCTACCCGGGTAGTTCTGCTCCTAGTTCCCATCAGAATcgattcatacacacacacacacacacacacacacacacaaaaacaacctgcATAGAGCAGCAGTTGTTTCTGATACGCTCCAACAACAGACAAAAAAGGGCTTCACGCTGGATGTAGTCTGGACAAGTAATGCTATGATTACAGACGGATGTATAACACTAAACTAACTGAACATACGTAGGTATtaactatattatattaactCTCTATGTTTTGAAGaacaatggaaaaacaaatcaacaaataaaaaacaaagaccatTAAATCCGGGTTTCATAGTGTGGTCATGTGTTGTGCATGAAGATACGTTGTGCTGAAGATGTGTCGAGATAAAGTTGAGTAACTTAAAcacttaaatgtaaaaattgcGTGGGTCCTTTTTAATGGAAACTCAATAACCCAACATTTAAGACACTGTGCACCAGTGCAGGAAACATTCTCATGTGACGTCTGACTGTGTAAACATGTCTTACTGTTCCGTCAGGTTTACATTGTTGACAGAGAAATTGAAGTGTGGGGAACCCTTAAATGCTGACTGCGCAGATGTGTGCAGAGGGTGAAAGGCTGGAattcttcaccttaaaattCAAAAATCACTTTTCCTAGTTTCTTTTTTCAAGTGTGGAGAGAATATTCAGTTTGGCTTCATCAAACGAGGAAAAAGAGCAACATGATGGAAAGAATTGGAGGTTGTTGAATCTGAATCGGAACCTTCTTGCATAAGAGCGCCATTTTGTGGCTTACATCTGTTACTACAGCTCCAATCAGTAATGTAGTAAAAAACAAGTTGGAGAATGTATATACAATTGTGTTTAATTTGTCGGTGGAAAATTATTCCAGTCATTGCTGCCTTTTTTCTGGTTGTGTTTCTAGTTGACTTTTGTCTTAatatgtggaggacaaagcgttAGAacgtggatggatggatgtttgatAATACAGTGATGTTGCTCTTTATTTACGTTTtagggaagaaaaacaatacTGTTTGTTAGTATCATTAAATGCTAAAATATTATGGAAAATTGAAATAGAGCAGCTGAAAAAAATGCTCTGCAGCTGTTTTCTCAGTTTAAAGCCACAGATGGTCTGAAAGCTTTTTATATAAAACCTTAGAAAGGTGTGATTCAGTGTACTTTACAGCATTCTGTTGATGCCATGCATTTCACCTACATGCacattttttggtgtgtgtgtgtgtgttgggaaaGTGAGCACCTGACTCCAGGGTGAacgatgtttgtgtttgatccGATATTCATTGACATCCACAAGGTCAGAGAGGCAACGGAGCAGATGACCGCTTCTCACACTCGTTCCATACTTCACTTTTGTGCCGATGGACTTTGAATCTGCATCATTTTGTTATGCACAACAccacaaactacacacaccAATATAATCATTCACCAGTGgaggaaagtaatgaattacatttttatattttgtaattttacttttacttaagttttttggaagtactgtattTCACTACtatgttggcctgaatttacattaaaaaaataaaaaatactggaaactttggcagtgaatgatgaggacaggtgaatgatggggacaggtgaattgaTGATGACagataaatgatgaggacaggtgaattgatgaggacaggtgtatgatgaggacaggtgaatgatggggacaggtgaatgatgaggacagataaatgatgaggacaggtgaattgacGAGGACGGgtgtatgatgaggacaggtgtatgatgaggacaggtgaatgatgaggacaggtgaatgatggggacaggtgaattatgaggacaggtgaatgatgaggacaggtgaatgatggggacaggtgaatgatgaggacaggtgaatgatgaggacaggtgtatgatgaggacaggtgaatgatggggacaggtgaatgatgaggacaggtgaatgatgaggacaggtgaattgctgctaattaaggtccctgagtgagtgagaaagttcaagcatttgtgaccttgtgtttacatattttattttgtcagcactttaactTGTAAGAGTTTGCTGTTCATTcctttttccttcctttcctttttacATGACACAAGAgggaaccccaaccttgttattaaagtaacttttactctgagcaaactttaaacaagctacttttttactttaacaaatacatttttacaccaGTATTTtgacttgtacttaagtaaaatcttatcaaaatagtggtacatTTACTTGAGGTACTCTCCCGATTCAAAGAACCAATGTCCATCAGACTCACCAATGGTTGACATACATACTGTCAACAAGTAATGCACTGGGTAGACTCACTGAAAGAAATGGGATTTTGTGTGTCATATGTGTCTTTACAAAGTGTAAAGTGCTCAACAAATGTATGAGACCACCAACAAAACCACCACAGCACATGATAATAGATGCTGTGCTGCTCATGGAATGATATTCTGAGAAGACGCCAGGTTTTCCTGCAGTCCTGGGGTTTATCATGGTCAAGGGAACTGCAGGGCAGCAAAAGCTGATAGCTGAGGAGCAAGTGACCTTTTTTGAGGTTAATGTGTAATTTTGGTGGAGCTTAGCTCGATGGAGGATTGGTAAGAGTGTAATGTATAGCCCACGTGTTACTTTTCACTCCATTTTTCTTCCTCACTGCTCAACCTTGACTTCACCGCTGAGGACCAGACAGAGAGCTGGACAACCATTTCTACGGTTTGTGTTCATAATTctcctggattttttttctctttaataaTATAATCACCCAATTTATTTTAGAGACTAGTTAAAATATCTATGGCTGCATTTTGAAAACATTCCAGCCAGAGCACTGAGTCCAACAAGACCAGTTACACTTGGGCTAGAGCTACACAACATGTTGATTCGATGCATGatttctctttatttaaaaagctcCTCAGACTTTGGATTTGTTTAACCCTTAAGGCTGAGTCTAATATTAGTCACACTCATACAACTAAGCTCTGtgcttgtgcttttttttttttaatataaaaatcagcatacattattttattattcttttattttcacctACATCTGACCTAATCAGTGATTAGCAGCAACActgattattttacatttttattttttgtgcagTGTCAAATACTCACACTcaatatgaattattttcaatatactaTTTtcaaagtaactttttttgtgtgtgtgttgaagccTGTGATATGTCAGTGATTAGCAGCAACACTTgtgacagtgccatctagtAAAAATAGCATGCTTTTTCTCTCCATATACCGAATATGGCCAAAATGGCGCCATCTGGTGGAGAGTAGTAAAATGGTCCCAGATTGACAGCCAGATATATAAAAATGCATGTATTATGCTTTAAAGCAAGTGAGATCAAAAATTGCAGTTT from the Solea solea chromosome 4, fSolSol10.1, whole genome shotgun sequence genome contains:
- the il13ra2 gene encoding interleukin-13 receptor subunit alpha-2 isoform X1 — protein: MENKSSVIHQAVLMLLFITWWENIYCVGLKVDPPEDIVVVDPGHLGRLEITWSPPSSLINMTHCQKLYQLEYFNTYQDSWTAIRTTQRSYSAQFDQMKDVRVRVYTVLSGPCTNGTMVKSESYSELVQKPPSTGVVGTEVKDFICVFYNMENMECEWKRNPKLSAAAQQNLYFWHKKLKRVEECPKYIISRGIRIGCNFSGKALPEFTDINLCLNGSSPHGPLKPTFISLQTQNQVKPGTTERLHLQTGPNAQLEIHWERPAGNVPAHCLEWEVEHNKEEPDGKTELQILTKQTSLNLQLVHGSERHCVRVRSKLNMYCADSSFWSEWSRLICHPERKEPALEPEWDKVQVYICIAFATSAIVLLSLCVGTILKTRRSRDEKGPGSRHFSTLCL
- the il13ra2 gene encoding interleukin-13 receptor subunit alpha-2 isoform X2, giving the protein MENKSSVIHQAVLMLLFITWWENIYCVGLKVDPPEDIVVVDPGHLGRLEITWSPPSSLINMTHCQKLYQLEYFNTYQDSWTAIRTTQRSYSAQFDQMKDVRVRVYTVLSGPCTNGTMVKSESYSELVQKPPSTGVVGTEVKDFICVFYNMENMECEWKRNPKLSAAAQQNLYFWHKKLKRVEECPKYIISRGIRIGCNFSGKALPEFTDINLCLNGSSPHGPLKPTFISLQTQNQVKPGTTERLHLQTGPNAQLEIHWERPAGNVPAHCLEWEVEHNKEEPDGKTELILTKQTSLNLQLVHGSERHCVRVRSKLNMYCADSSFWSEWSRLICHPERKEPALEPEWDKVQVYICIAFATSAIVLLSLCVGTILKTRRSRDEKGPGSRHFSTLCL